From a single Flavobacteriales bacterium genomic region:
- a CDS encoding ATP-binding cassette domain-containing protein → MSERILKALMQLFAIIANVEEGISSDRRKVVQMFLKLQLNQEQIDEYLRIFDEYVETHSALFKRKDSTEKRKRTSLNSVKVLKICTQINEELAQKQKVVVLIRLLEFVNIGDSISDQEMEFVTTVADTFNIDKEEFDRCLNFVQNKEGYESHAGKLLVVDNKNAAPHPNTKHIYSEFLEGELRVMFITSVNMYLLRYLGDGELYLNGQIIDPGRIYVLTHGSSIRSSKVNPIYYSDIVSTFLSDSRQSKIVFSAKDLEYKFKGGKIGLHDLNLHEEGGKLIGIMGASGAGKSTLLNVLNSNEKPTSGSVLINGVNIHEDKEEIQGVIGHISQDDLLIEELTVFQNLYYNAKLCFGNLNETEIKKRVIDLLTNIGLYETKDLKVGSPLDKKISGGQRKRLNIALELIREPSVLFVDEPTSGLSSRDSENIMDLLKELTLKGKMIFVVIHQPSSDIFKMFDKLLILDTGGYPVYYGNPVDAVVYFKTRILHVNSNESECVKCGNVNPEQIFNIIESKVLDEYGNQTLNRKISPKEWNEFYHEVKTNDAEEASVDSTEIPPSIFSIPNKIKQFVVFITRDVLSKLTNKQYLAINLLEAPLLAFILAFLVKYYRIGADSVGYVFRENENLPAYLFMAVVVALFMGLTVSAEEIIRDRKILKRESFLNLSRSSYLLSKVSIMFVLSAIQTLSFVLIGNMILEVKGLGMNTNYWFILFTTSCFANMLGLNISSSFNSAVTVYILIPFLLIPQLLLSGVIVKFDKLHPILTTQDKVPLAGEVMTSRWAFEALAVTQYKANEFERSFYLIDKIRSFAEFKKNYWVPALRAKLDKCMYNLSSGEENSKEELKNDLALIRNELSKEAIINTKATFPEVDMLVPGKFNAVVFEKAKAHLDALNTYYIRRYNKASQKKDERISRMQDSEQGRADFLQAKNDYQNESLTNLVRKSNDMDKILEWNDELIQRADPIYLDPRFSPTIRSHFFAPKKNVFGKLVDTFWVNMMVIWGMCLLLYVTLYFDVLKRILDALERMLGRLTGGSTSMD, encoded by the coding sequence ATGAGTGAAAGAATACTAAAGGCTTTGATGCAACTGTTCGCCATTATTGCGAACGTTGAAGAAGGTATTTCCAGTGACCGGCGGAAGGTGGTGCAAATGTTCCTGAAACTCCAACTCAATCAGGAACAGATCGATGAATATCTCCGGATTTTTGATGAGTACGTAGAGACGCACAGTGCGCTGTTTAAGAGAAAAGACAGCACCGAAAAGCGCAAGCGGACGTCCCTGAACTCCGTTAAAGTACTGAAGATCTGTACCCAGATCAACGAAGAACTGGCTCAAAAACAAAAGGTCGTTGTACTGATCCGGCTGCTTGAGTTTGTCAATATCGGCGACTCCATCTCCGACCAGGAAATGGAATTTGTCACCACCGTGGCAGATACCTTTAATATTGACAAGGAGGAGTTTGATCGTTGCCTGAACTTTGTACAAAACAAAGAAGGTTACGAAAGCCATGCAGGTAAACTCCTGGTTGTCGACAACAAGAATGCTGCCCCACACCCTAACACCAAACACATATACTCAGAATTTCTGGAAGGGGAACTGAGGGTGATGTTCATCACCAGCGTGAACATGTACCTTCTCCGTTATCTGGGTGACGGGGAACTCTATCTGAATGGGCAGATCATCGATCCGGGACGCATCTATGTGCTCACACATGGTTCTTCCATCCGGAGTTCGAAGGTAAACCCGATCTACTACAGCGATATTGTCAGCACTTTCCTGAGCGATTCCCGTCAGTCCAAGATCGTCTTTTCCGCAAAGGATCTGGAGTACAAATTTAAAGGAGGTAAGATCGGACTTCATGACCTGAATCTTCACGAAGAAGGTGGAAAACTGATCGGCATCATGGGTGCCAGCGGTGCAGGAAAATCCACACTGCTGAACGTTCTGAACAGCAATGAGAAGCCTACTTCAGGCTCCGTGCTGATCAATGGCGTAAACATCCACGAAGACAAGGAGGAGATTCAGGGAGTGATTGGTCACATTTCTCAGGATGACCTGCTTATTGAAGAACTTACCGTTTTCCAGAATCTCTACTATAATGCCAAGCTATGCTTCGGTAACCTGAACGAAACGGAGATCAAGAAAAGGGTGATCGACCTGTTGACGAACATAGGTCTGTATGAGACCAAAGACCTGAAAGTGGGCAGCCCATTGGATAAAAAGATCAGCGGAGGCCAGAGAAAAAGGTTGAATATTGCCCTGGAATTGATCCGTGAGCCATCGGTCCTGTTTGTTGATGAACCCACCAGCGGATTGTCTTCACGTGACTCCGAGAACATCATGGACCTTTTGAAGGAGTTGACCCTGAAGGGAAAGATGATCTTTGTGGTGATCCATCAGCCATCGTCCGACATCTTCAAGATGTTTGACAAACTGCTCATTCTTGATACCGGCGGATACCCGGTTTACTATGGCAACCCGGTAGATGCGGTGGTATATTTCAAAACGCGCATCCTCCATGTGAACAGTAATGAGAGCGAGTGTGTGAAATGCGGTAATGTCAACCCGGAGCAGATCTTCAATATCATAGAATCCAAAGTACTGGATGAATATGGGAATCAAACGCTCAACCGTAAGATCTCACCAAAGGAGTGGAATGAATTTTATCATGAGGTAAAAACCAACGATGCGGAAGAGGCATCCGTGGATTCTACGGAAATACCGCCAAGTATTTTCAGCATCCCCAATAAGATCAAGCAATTTGTTGTCTTTATCACCAGGGATGTACTTTCAAAGCTAACAAACAAGCAATACCTGGCCATCAATTTACTTGAGGCACCTTTGCTTGCCTTTATACTGGCATTTCTTGTAAAATACTACCGGATAGGAGCAGACTCCGTAGGCTATGTATTCAGGGAAAACGAGAACCTGCCCGCCTATCTGTTTATGGCAGTGGTTGTCGCCCTGTTCATGGGACTCACCGTAAGTGCAGAAGAAATCATACGCGATCGCAAGATTCTTAAGAGGGAATCTTTTCTGAACCTCAGCCGGTCAAGCTACCTTCTATCGAAGGTGTCCATTATGTTTGTATTGTCAGCGATACAAACACTTTCCTTCGTCCTTATCGGAAATATGATCCTTGAGGTCAAAGGCCTTGGGATGAATACCAATTACTGGTTCATTTTGTTTACCACATCCTGTTTTGCGAATATGCTGGGATTGAATATTTCTTCCAGTTTCAATTCTGCGGTTACTGTGTATATCCTCATTCCGTTTCTGCTTATTCCCCAGTTACTGTTAAGCGGTGTGATTGTTAAGTTCGACAAACTTCATCCGATCCTTACGACACAGGACAAGGTGCCGTTGGCCGGAGAGGTCATGACTTCCAGGTGGGCTTTTGAAGCGCTTGCCGTGACGCAGTATAAAGCCAATGAATTCGAGCGGTCTTTTTACCTGATTGACAAGATCAGGAGTTTCGCTGAATTCAAGAAGAACTATTGGGTTCCGGCCTTACGCGCAAAGCTGGACAAGTGCATGTACAACCTTTCCTCAGGAGAGGAAAACAGCAAAGAAGAGCTCAAAAATGATCTCGCTTTGATCCGAAATGAGTTGAGCAAGGAAGCGATAATCAATACCAAAGCTACATTTCCTGAGGTAGACATGCTCGTTCCCGGTAAATTCAATGCGGTGGTATTTGAAAAAGCCAAAGCCCATCTTGATGCATTGAATACATATTATATCAGAAGATATAACAAGGCCAGTCAGAAGAAAGACGAACGCATATCCCGTATGCAGGATAGTGAACAAGGTCGTGCGGATTTCCTTCAGGCCAAAAACGACTATCAGAATGAGAGCCTGACCAATCTGGTGCGTAAGTCAAACGACATGGACAAGATTCTGGAATGGAATGATGAGCTGATCCAGCGTGCTGATCCGATCTACCTTGACCCGAGATTCTCACCAACCATCAGGAGTCATTTCTTTGCACCGAAAAAGAATGTATTCGGCAAACTGGTTGATACATTCTGGGTGAACATGATGGTCATCTGGGGCATGTGCCTCTTATTGTACGTCACCCTGTATTTTGATGTGTTGAAGCGTATCCTCGATGCACTTGAACGCATGTTAGGCAGACTGACCGGAGGTAGCACATCAATGGATTAA
- a CDS encoding DUF1987 domain-containing protein yields MEAIVIEGTPKTPVVNFNSDQGVLEIKGRSIPENAIEFYKPLIEWIEGYSSSPKTLTNVNIQLEYFNTSSSKCILDVFKKLEAIHKGGHDMVINWFYEEDDEDMQEAGEDYQAIIGIPFKLIETDE; encoded by the coding sequence ATGGAAGCAATTGTAATCGAAGGAACCCCTAAAACCCCCGTGGTTAATTTTAACTCTGATCAGGGTGTGCTTGAAATCAAAGGCAGATCCATTCCGGAAAATGCCATTGAATTTTACAAGCCGCTGATCGAGTGGATTGAAGGGTATTCATCTTCCCCGAAAACCCTTACCAACGTGAATATTCAATTGGAATATTTCAATACCAGTTCTTCCAAGTGTATCCTGGATGTTTTTAAAAAGCTTGAGGCCATACACAAAGGAGGGCATGATATGGTGATCAACTGGTTTTATGAGGAGGATGATGAAGATATGCAGGAGGCTGGTGAAGACTACCAGGCCATCATCGGTATCCCATTTAAATTGATCGAAACCGACGAATAG
- a CDS encoding SiaB family protein kinase: protein MIDIFDFYDKMQRSNIMLSFKGEITSELLGSILQIMENKLENINEEPKVKKKVFNVLVECLQNLYHHLDVEDGSDLSEEELRGKKSAIFMIGRENANYYVMTGNYILTDRIKGLKERLDKINSMSKEELKDYYKEVLNNDEFSAKGGGGLGMIDIARKTGQKLDYFFKPVDDTYSFFSLHIKIVQ from the coding sequence ATGATCGATATTTTTGATTTTTATGACAAAATGCAGCGCAGCAATATCATGCTGTCGTTCAAAGGGGAGATTACATCCGAGCTGTTGGGATCCATACTCCAGATCATGGAGAACAAGCTGGAAAACATCAACGAAGAACCAAAGGTCAAGAAGAAGGTTTTCAACGTACTCGTAGAATGCCTTCAGAATCTCTATCATCACCTCGATGTGGAAGATGGAAGCGACCTTTCCGAAGAAGAACTGAGAGGAAAGAAATCAGCAATTTTTATGATTGGCAGAGAGAATGCCAATTATTATGTGATGACTGGTAATTACATTCTTACCGACCGCATCAAGGGCTTGAAAGAACGACTGGATAAGATCAATTCAATGTCGAAGGAAGAATTGAAGGATTATTACAAAGAAGTGTTAAACAATGATGAATTCAGCGCCAAAGGCGGCGGTGGGTTAGGCATGATCGATATTGCCAGGAAGACCGGACAGAAGCTGGATTATTTCTTTAAGCCTGTGGATGACACCTATTCATTTTTTAGCCTTCATATTAAAATCGTGCAATAA